One window of the Sphaerochaeta associata genome contains the following:
- a CDS encoding DEAD/DEAH box helicase yields MGKVNSFLTSQQPELFENVSSTSSIVKSWNEGLVLREESLSDSEHPIKGLRTPQIGAICAIKAHWSINDNKPAIIVMPTGSGKTDTMIACMIWESLEHVLVVVPTALLRSQIASKFEDLGILSRYGLLKGGVIKPNVFELKNWPVSHQKCFEIFRNNNVVVTTVAMISKKKQEEFHDLISEYDAVFFDEAHHTTAPTWTKIRNAFAGKRILQFTATPFRRDEKLILGKIIYNYPLSHAMRDGIFTKIHFHPIDEYDRNSADKKIAKKALSLLRSDREAGKDHMLLVRANTIDRANFLYDQFYNITEDSDLFPVLVTSDRKKLKPKHAMELIAQKQAKIIVSVDMFGEGIDLPNLKIAALHDQYKSLPITLQFIGRITRSEANLGEAKFVANLGDETFIPALQKLYIENADWNKVLPELSRYAVLRRTSFQELVERFVKNEDEELELTHLLSIFKPTVSMRVFGYSDDSTININNWGVVLKGDPAVYVTNDENLLISFSKESMRINWMSGPECTDIRWGYSLVYIDRTRKLCYVNSSEHGINEFDLAKAIVPSRYTIDPEFNFRVFGGMKRLLLSNVGLKKMMGNRSITYQSFIGSNVEDGLSYILRHSSQKSNLFGTGYEGCGPETIGAAAKGRIWSFKQDNLDNFLRWAEQCGEKLTDSSISVESILKGVLKPKKIEELPPIGIICVEQNSDLISEKGESQYSVILDNQEIDIFDTELKPELEDGYNQYHLIISMLIGRNRAKVPLKMTLDNSGFRFERLELLTDIKIKKGNYISSIEALLNDNPPSIIFADFSFLIGAYYVPIEEISSEIELDEDYLEVWNWDGVNIRSESYIPEKNNIDSVQYKVLEIEKDLWDVLYLDDGCGEIADIVALKDTDDSIRACFYHCKYSSEDMPGARKKDLYELCGQARLSAKWKNASTNLLKQLLRRSKGKENRFIKGSSNDFRTMKRSLIDKSLDLSIILVQPGVSKTKISIQMKNMLIATQSYLMDTNSIESRLICSL; encoded by the coding sequence ATGGGAAAAGTAAATTCGTTCCTAACAAGTCAGCAACCAGAGTTATTTGAAAATGTTTCCTCAACATCATCTATTGTTAAGTCATGGAATGAAGGCTTGGTTTTGCGTGAGGAGAGTCTGAGTGATAGTGAACATCCAATTAAGGGGCTAAGGACACCACAGATAGGTGCTATCTGTGCAATAAAAGCTCATTGGTCTATCAATGACAATAAGCCAGCAATAATTGTAATGCCCACAGGCTCAGGAAAAACCGATACAATGATTGCCTGCATGATTTGGGAATCCTTAGAACATGTTCTAGTTGTTGTACCAACTGCGTTATTACGATCTCAAATAGCGAGTAAATTTGAGGATTTAGGAATCTTAAGCCGATACGGATTACTAAAAGGAGGTGTAATAAAACCCAACGTATTCGAGCTGAAAAATTGGCCAGTTTCACACCAGAAATGTTTTGAAATATTTAGGAACAACAATGTGGTTGTAACTACAGTTGCGATGATCTCGAAAAAAAAGCAGGAGGAATTCCATGATTTGATTAGTGAGTATGACGCAGTCTTTTTTGATGAAGCACATCATACCACAGCTCCGACATGGACAAAGATCAGGAATGCCTTCGCTGGGAAAAGAATCCTCCAATTCACAGCAACCCCATTCAGACGAGATGAAAAACTTATTCTTGGGAAAATTATCTATAATTACCCGCTATCACACGCAATGAGGGATGGCATATTCACAAAGATTCATTTTCATCCAATAGATGAATATGATCGAAACAGTGCTGATAAGAAAATAGCAAAAAAAGCCCTTTCATTGCTACGCTCTGACCGTGAAGCTGGAAAAGATCATATGCTGCTAGTTCGAGCAAACACAATTGATAGAGCGAATTTTCTATATGATCAATTCTATAACATTACTGAAGACTCCGATTTATTTCCTGTACTTGTCACTTCAGATCGAAAAAAATTGAAACCCAAACATGCGATGGAGTTGATTGCTCAAAAGCAAGCAAAAATAATTGTATCTGTTGACATGTTCGGGGAAGGTATAGATTTACCAAATTTAAAAATTGCTGCATTACATGATCAGTACAAGTCATTGCCAATTACCCTGCAGTTTATAGGTAGAATCACAAGAAGTGAGGCAAATTTAGGAGAAGCTAAATTTGTAGCAAATTTAGGAGACGAAACGTTCATTCCTGCTTTGCAAAAATTATATATTGAGAATGCAGATTGGAATAAAGTTCTTCCAGAATTATCTAGATATGCTGTTCTGAGGAGAACCTCTTTTCAGGAACTAGTTGAACGGTTCGTGAAAAACGAAGATGAGGAGTTAGAATTAACGCATCTACTATCCATATTTAAACCAACTGTAAGCATGCGAGTATTTGGATATTCGGATGATTCCACAATTAATATTAATAATTGGGGAGTTGTTCTAAAAGGCGATCCAGCGGTTTACGTTACAAATGATGAGAATCTGCTAATCTCGTTTTCCAAAGAGTCCATGCGAATAAATTGGATGTCGGGGCCAGAGTGTACAGATATTCGATGGGGCTATAGCTTGGTATATATCGATCGTACACGTAAGTTGTGTTATGTTAACTCTTCAGAACATGGAATAAATGAATTTGACCTTGCAAAAGCTATAGTACCATCAAGGTATACCATAGACCCTGAATTCAATTTTAGAGTATTTGGTGGAATGAAGCGCTTGTTATTATCGAATGTTGGTTTGAAGAAGATGATGGGGAATAGAAGCATTACTTATCAATCTTTTATTGGAAGTAATGTGGAAGATGGCCTCTCATACATATTGAGACATTCAAGTCAAAAGTCCAACCTATTTGGAACCGGTTATGAGGGTTGCGGTCCAGAAACAATAGGAGCCGCCGCAAAAGGAAGGATTTGGTCTTTTAAACAAGATAATCTGGATAATTTTTTAAGATGGGCTGAGCAATGTGGTGAAAAATTAACAGATTCAAGTATCTCGGTTGAATCAATACTGAAGGGTGTTTTGAAACCAAAGAAAATTGAAGAACTCCCTCCGATTGGTATAATTTGTGTTGAACAAAACTCTGATTTGATTTCTGAGAAGGGAGAATCTCAATACAGTGTGATTCTTGACAATCAAGAGATTGATATCTTTGACACAGAACTTAAGCCTGAACTGGAGGATGGGTATAATCAATATCATCTTATTATTTCAATGCTTATCGGGAGAAACAGAGCAAAGGTACCTCTTAAAATGACTCTAGACAATTCAGGTTTCAGATTTGAAAGGTTAGAATTATTAACTGATATTAAAATAAAGAAAGGAAATTATATTTCGAGTATTGAGGCTTTATTGAATGATAACCCACCATCAATCATTTTTGCTGATTTTAGCTTTCTGATTGGGGCATATTATGTGCCGATTGAAGAAATCTCTAGTGAGATAGAACTTGATGAAGATTATCTAGAAGTCTGGAATTGGGATGGAGTGAATATTAGAAGTGAATCATATATTCCAGAAAAGAATAATATTGATTCTGTTCAATATAAAGTTCTCGAAATAGAAAAAGACTTATGGGATGTCTTGTACCTTGATGATGGATGCGGAGAAATTGCAGATATTGTTGCTTTGAAAGATACTGATGACTCCATTAGAGCATGCTTTTATCATTGCAAATACAGTAGTGAGGATATGCCAGGGGCTAGGAAAAAAGATTTATACGAATTATGTGGTCAAGCCCGACTTTCTGCTAAGTGGAAGAATGCATCAACGAATTTACTAAAACAATTATTGAGGAGGAGTAAGGGAAAAGAGAATAGGTTTATAAAGGGGTCAAGTAATGACTTTAGAACCATGAAGAGGTCGCTCATTGATAAGAGCCTTGATTTGTCAATTATTCTCGTCCAGCCAGGTGTGAGTAAGACGAAAATATCTATCCAGATGAAAAATATGCTTATAGCAACCCAATCTTATTTGATGGACACAAATAGTATTGAATCAAGACTCATCTGTTCGTTATGA
- the mcrC gene encoding 5-methylcytosine-specific restriction endonuclease system specificity protein McrC, whose amino-acid sequence MKKYGNVFIKNIYYMLSYAFTALHQENFEDIAKEEFDNIHNLFASILAKGIGLQLKQGLYREYQNFTEDLAVMRGKIDMPGTVRNKVEHKQVLTCEYDELTENNQLNQILKTTVMILLRHANVETTYKDELKKEMLFFSNVDTIEPSSIRWFDLRFHRNNNTYRMLIGLCQFILEGMLLSTDQGAYKLASYVDQQKMFQLYEKFILEYYSKKYPRLKASASQIPWALDDGFETMLPKMKSDITLSHEDKILIIDAKFWAQSTQSQYDKHTIHSGNLYQIFTYVKNKTASIGDKPYEVAGMLLYAKTDEMIQPDAGYRMSGNKISVKTLDLNSEFQVIANQLNAIVEEYFGVA is encoded by the coding sequence ATGAAGAAATATGGGAATGTCTTTATCAAGAATATCTACTATATGCTGTCCTACGCATTCACCGCGTTGCATCAGGAAAACTTTGAGGACATCGCTAAGGAAGAATTCGACAACATCCATAATCTGTTTGCTTCCATCTTGGCAAAGGGTATCGGACTCCAATTGAAGCAGGGGTTGTATCGGGAGTATCAGAATTTCACAGAAGATCTGGCAGTGATGCGTGGAAAGATCGACATGCCAGGAACTGTCCGAAACAAGGTTGAACACAAACAGGTGTTGACCTGCGAATACGATGAGCTGACTGAGAACAACCAACTCAACCAAATCCTGAAAACTACCGTTATGATCCTCCTGCGTCATGCCAATGTAGAGACAACATACAAGGATGAGCTGAAAAAGGAGATGTTGTTCTTCTCGAATGTGGACACCATCGAGCCATCATCGATACGGTGGTTTGACCTAAGGTTCCATCGCAACAACAACACCTACCGGATGCTGATAGGTCTCTGCCAGTTCATCCTCGAGGGCATGCTCCTGTCAACTGATCAGGGAGCATACAAGTTGGCCTCATACGTGGATCAACAGAAAATGTTCCAGTTATATGAAAAATTCATCCTTGAGTATTACAGCAAGAAATACCCTCGATTAAAAGCGAGCGCCTCTCAAATTCCCTGGGCACTCGATGACGGATTCGAAACCATGCTCCCGAAAATGAAAAGCGATATTACACTGTCGCACGAAGATAAGATTCTTATCATCGATGCCAAGTTTTGGGCACAATCCACCCAGTCCCAATATGATAAGCATACCATCCATTCCGGCAACCTTTATCAGATATTTACGTATGTGAAGAACAAGACTGCAAGTATTGGCGACAAACCTTACGAAGTGGCCGGAATGCTTCTATATGCAAAGACGGATGAAATGATCCAGCCGGATGCTGGGTACCGCATGAGTGGGAACAAAATCAGTGTGAAGACGTTAGATTTGAACAGCGAATTCCAAGTTATCGCTAACCAGCTAAATGCAATTGTGGAGGAATACTTCGGGGTAGCATGA
- a CDS encoding AAA family ATPase produces MIDKVHLETVLEKYKQDFATTQWTDEKYKWEAVKCFQDNWEVNSVDFASMLTNSLAKTENLLASMNFLPSNMIKEFAVRAPEEVRAMFIALFDENEEVFERIEAFKTQSAILLEKYGEGAKQHYQNENAISTYLWLRYPDKYYIYKFGEMKTVAHELSSDYRFKKGAYADNIRNSILLYNEICNELHKDKELVDLLEKHLTPSCYPDPELKTLTIDVGFYISRYYSKKDLISDDSWIPVEYSPEISMEKWIELLNDKEIFTPSSLEIMKRFKDYGGMATCTQLETKYGENKNFYNSGSVSLARRIAEKTGCPHRKDDHENLRWWPILYVGRQASKDDQGSFVWKLRDELAVALDKVDLSKVALYATPPDGKDIHGYWWLNANPKIWSFSDIAVGEEQSYTLYNDNGNKRRIFQNFLDAKAGDQIIGYESNPIKKIVALGKVVAEQDGEKIYFEKIEGLSVPIDYQTLKECPELERMEYFRNPQGSLFKLTNGEFDFIMDLIREENPVAAKDHVEAYGKNDFLKEVYMPENRYDTLVAVLKNKQNIILQGPPGVGKTFAAKRLAYSIIGEKDDTRIEFVQFHQSYSYEDFMMGYKPVEDKFELKFGIFYRFCQKAANQPNKEFFFIIDEINRGNLSKIFGELLMLLERDYRGAKVTLAYNGMSFFVPKNLYIIGMMNTADRSLAMIDYALRRRFSFFELEPGFDSDGFLRYRDSLDEETLNELLARVKELNKEISLDKSLGKGFCIGHSYFCGQNEFSEEWLESVVKFEILPMLSEYWFDDPNKLQRWESLLLGVFQ; encoded by the coding sequence ATGATTGACAAAGTTCACTTGGAAACTGTACTAGAGAAGTATAAACAGGATTTCGCAACCACCCAATGGACTGATGAGAAATATAAATGGGAAGCTGTGAAATGTTTCCAAGACAATTGGGAGGTGAACTCAGTAGATTTTGCCTCCATGCTGACAAACTCGCTTGCCAAGACAGAGAACCTGCTCGCCTCAATGAACTTTCTTCCCTCCAACATGATTAAAGAGTTTGCTGTTCGGGCTCCTGAGGAAGTTCGGGCAATGTTCATTGCACTGTTCGATGAAAACGAAGAAGTCTTTGAGCGCATTGAAGCTTTTAAAACACAATCTGCCATCCTGCTTGAAAAATATGGAGAAGGAGCGAAGCAACATTATCAGAATGAAAACGCAATAAGTACGTATTTATGGCTCAGGTATCCGGACAAGTACTACATCTATAAATTTGGAGAGATGAAGACTGTAGCCCACGAGTTGTCCAGTGACTACCGATTCAAAAAAGGTGCATATGCCGACAATATTCGAAACAGCATTCTGCTGTATAACGAAATCTGCAACGAACTGCATAAAGACAAGGAATTGGTAGATCTTCTTGAGAAGCACTTGACTCCCAGTTGCTATCCGGATCCAGAATTAAAGACGTTGACCATCGATGTTGGTTTCTACATCAGCCGCTATTATTCAAAGAAGGATTTGATCTCAGATGATTCATGGATCCCCGTAGAGTACTCACCAGAAATTTCAATGGAAAAATGGATTGAGCTTCTCAATGACAAAGAGATCTTTACCCCTAGCAGTCTTGAGATCATGAAGAGGTTTAAGGATTACGGTGGTATGGCAACATGCACTCAACTTGAGACTAAATATGGAGAGAATAAAAATTTCTACAATAGCGGGTCGGTCTCCCTCGCTCGTCGTATAGCCGAAAAAACAGGCTGTCCTCACAGGAAAGACGACCATGAGAACTTACGCTGGTGGCCGATACTCTATGTTGGCCGTCAAGCAAGTAAAGATGATCAAGGCAGTTTTGTGTGGAAACTTAGGGATGAACTAGCCGTTGCCCTGGATAAAGTCGATTTGAGCAAGGTAGCATTATATGCTACCCCGCCTGATGGGAAAGATATACACGGCTATTGGTGGTTGAATGCAAATCCCAAGATCTGGAGTTTCTCAGATATCGCTGTGGGGGAGGAACAGTCATATACACTCTATAACGACAACGGAAATAAACGTCGTATTTTTCAGAACTTCTTGGATGCCAAAGCAGGAGATCAAATCATTGGGTATGAATCCAATCCGATCAAGAAGATTGTTGCGCTCGGGAAGGTTGTCGCTGAGCAGGATGGTGAGAAGATCTATTTTGAAAAGATCGAAGGCCTTTCCGTACCGATTGACTACCAAACATTAAAAGAGTGTCCCGAGCTTGAGAGGATGGAATATTTCAGGAATCCGCAGGGTAGCCTTTTCAAGCTCACCAACGGGGAATTTGATTTCATAATGGATCTTATACGTGAGGAGAATCCGGTTGCTGCAAAGGACCATGTCGAGGCCTATGGGAAAAATGACTTTCTGAAGGAAGTATACATGCCAGAAAACCGATACGATACACTGGTAGCAGTCTTGAAGAACAAGCAGAACATCATACTCCAAGGCCCCCCAGGAGTGGGTAAGACTTTCGCTGCAAAGCGTCTTGCGTATTCTATCATCGGAGAGAAGGACGATACCCGAATCGAGTTTGTACAGTTCCACCAAAGCTACTCATACGAAGATTTCATGATGGGATATAAGCCGGTGGAGGACAAATTTGAGCTGAAGTTTGGGATTTTTTACCGATTCTGCCAGAAGGCCGCCAACCAACCTAACAAAGAGTTTTTCTTCATTATAGACGAAATTAACCGGGGGAATTTAAGCAAGATTTTCGGAGAGCTCCTCATGTTGTTAGAGCGTGATTACCGGGGGGCTAAGGTGACGCTAGCGTATAACGGGATGTCATTCTTTGTTCCAAAGAATCTGTATATCATCGGCATGATGAATACGGCCGATCGTAGTCTCGCTATGATCGATTACGCCCTTCGCCGTCGTTTCAGCTTCTTTGAACTTGAACCGGGATTTGATTCGGATGGTTTTTTACGGTATCGGGATTCCTTAGATGAAGAGACTCTCAATGAGTTATTGGCCAGGGTGAAGGAATTGAATAAGGAAATCTCGCTGGACAAATCACTGGGCAAAGGATTCTGCATCGGCCACAGCTATTTCTGCGGTCAGAATGAATTTTCTGAAGAGTGGCTTGAATCAGTAGTCAAGTTTGAAATCCTTCCCATGCTGAGTGAATACTGGTTCGATGATCCCAATAAACTGCAGCGGTGGGAGAGTCTGCTGCTCGGTGTGTTCCAATGA